From Thermomonas sp. XSG, one genomic window encodes:
- the flgC gene encoding flagellar basal body rod protein FlgC, whose protein sequence is MSNLPIFDVAGSAMQAQSVRLSTVASNLANANTVAGTAEGAYRAKQPVFSAEPVAADPALAGVQVLEVRESDAAPIRRYDPGNPLADPQGYVYAPDVDPVAQMVDMISASRSYQANVEVFNSAKELAVATLNMGR, encoded by the coding sequence ATGAGCAATCTGCCGATCTTCGACGTCGCCGGCTCCGCCATGCAGGCGCAGTCAGTGCGCCTGAGCACCGTAGCCAGCAACCTGGCCAACGCCAATACGGTGGCAGGCACCGCCGAGGGCGCCTACCGCGCCAAGCAGCCGGTGTTTTCCGCCGAACCGGTAGCTGCGGACCCGGCGCTGGCCGGGGTGCAGGTGCTGGAGGTGCGCGAAAGCGACGCCGCGCCGATTCGCCGCTACGACCCGGGCAACCCGCTGGCCGACCCGCAGGGCTATGTCTATGCCCCCGACGTGGATCCGGTGGCGCAGATGGTGGACATGATCTCCGCCTCGCGCAGCTACCAGGCCAACGTGGAGGTCTTCAACAGCGCCAAGGAATTGGCCGTCGCCACCCTCAACATGGGCCGCTGA
- the flgB gene encoding flagellar basal body rod protein FlgB, with the protein MSDFLGIHGTALALREQRLQVLASNLANADTPGFQARDLDFNTALQAALLPASRENVDALQAAASGATYARPGVQPSMDGNTVDTQREQATYAQAALEYRASMAFVESKVRTMLTAITGQ; encoded by the coding sequence ATGAGCGATTTCCTTGGCATCCACGGCACTGCACTGGCGCTGCGCGAGCAGCGATTGCAGGTGCTCGCCTCCAACCTGGCCAATGCCGATACCCCCGGCTTCCAGGCGCGAGACCTCGACTTCAATACCGCCCTGCAGGCTGCGTTGTTGCCAGCTTCCCGCGAGAACGTCGATGCGCTGCAGGCTGCCGCCAGCGGGGCCACCTACGCACGCCCCGGCGTCCAGCCCAGCATGGACGGCAATACCGTGGACACCCAGCGCGAGCAGGCCACCTACGCGCAGGCCGCGCTGGAATACCGCGCCTCCATGGCCTTCGTCGAATCCAAGGTGAGAACCATGCTCACCGCCATCACCGGCCAGTAA
- a CDS encoding chemotaxis protein, whose amino-acid sequence MQRNQLLDRIDQRIRLAGHNRLALLLFRLGGRQLFGVNVFKVQEVLPRPALFTMPQLPAGFLGAADIRGRSVPVLDLASAIGQPAEGPANYLVVTEFNRTVQGFLVSAVDRIVNIAVEDVQPPPELGNDPHYLTGVTRYHDELIQLVDVESVLAEALPPPAGKIEIAPIAHAGSREVLVVDDSRVARNQIRHVLDQLGVGCTQLSDGRQALDHLKQLVASGQDPVQRYGMVISDIEMPAMDGYTLTSEIRRDPALSGLYVLLHTSLSGVFNHAMVERVGADDFVPKYSQQELADRIASRLSAVS is encoded by the coding sequence ATGCAACGCAATCAACTGCTCGACCGCATCGACCAACGCATCCGCCTGGCCGGCCACAACCGCCTTGCCCTGCTGCTGTTCAGGCTGGGAGGGCGTCAGCTTTTTGGCGTGAACGTATTCAAGGTGCAGGAAGTGCTGCCGCGCCCGGCGCTGTTCACCATGCCGCAGCTGCCGGCCGGCTTCCTCGGCGCCGCCGACATCCGTGGCCGCAGCGTGCCGGTGCTGGATCTGGCCAGTGCCATCGGCCAGCCTGCCGAGGGGCCGGCCAATTATCTGGTGGTCACCGAGTTCAACCGCACCGTGCAGGGCTTCCTGGTGTCGGCGGTGGACCGGATCGTCAACATCGCGGTGGAGGATGTGCAGCCGCCGCCGGAGCTGGGCAACGACCCGCACTACCTGACCGGCGTGACCCGCTACCACGACGAACTGATCCAGCTGGTGGACGTGGAAAGCGTGCTGGCCGAAGCCCTGCCGCCACCGGCCGGCAAGATCGAGATCGCCCCGATCGCCCACGCCGGCAGCCGCGAGGTGTTGGTGGTGGACGACTCCCGGGTGGCGCGCAACCAGATCCGCCACGTGCTCGACCAGCTCGGGGTGGGCTGCACCCAGCTGTCCGATGGCCGCCAGGCGCTGGACCACCTCAAGCAGCTGGTCGCCTCCGGGCAGGACCCGGTGCAGCGCTACGGCATGGTGATCTCCGATATCGAGATGCCGGCGATGGACGGCTACACGCTGACGTCGGAAATCCGTCGCGACCCCGCCTTGAGCGGCCTGTACGTGCTCCTGCACACCTCGCTGTCCGGCGTGTTCAACCATGCAATGGTCGAGCGGGTGGGCGCAGACGACTTCGTGCCCAAGTACTCGCAGCAGGAATTGGCAGACCGGATCGCGAGCAGGCTTTCCGCTGTTTCCTGA
- a CDS encoding flagella basal body P-ring formation protein FlgA, with translation MDRPRKFLACLLLATALPAATAAAQEAQPLQPIRDAALAALQADATTQAMVAPGLRLPACRQPLAATASSPTVADVRCPDSPGWRLFVPLRQGAQARTARGTEEIAESAVMVKRGDPVVLRASFGGTEVRMGGRALGQARAGGILNVENDSSHRIIRGRLAADGSVEVVN, from the coding sequence ATGGATCGTCCCCGCAAGTTCCTGGCTTGCCTGCTGCTGGCGACCGCCCTGCCCGCAGCAACCGCCGCGGCGCAGGAGGCGCAGCCGCTGCAGCCCATCCGCGACGCCGCGCTGGCGGCGCTGCAGGCGGATGCGACCACGCAGGCGATGGTCGCCCCGGGCCTGCGTCTGCCAGCCTGCCGGCAGCCACTGGCGGCCACCGCCAGCAGCCCCACCGTGGCAGACGTGCGCTGCCCGGACAGCCCCGGTTGGCGGCTGTTCGTGCCGTTGCGCCAGGGCGCGCAGGCGCGCACGGCGCGGGGGACTGAAGAAATCGCGGAATCGGCCGTCATGGTCAAGCGTGGTGACCCGGTCGTGCTGCGTGCCAGTTTCGGCGGGACCGAGGTCCGGATGGGCGGCCGGGCGCTGGGGCAGGCCCGTGCGGGAGGCATCCTGAACGTCGAGAATGACAGCTCGCACCGGATCATCCGCGGCCGTCTGGCAGCTGACGGGTCGGTGGAGGTGGTCAATTGA
- the flgM gene encoding flagellar biosynthesis anti-sigma factor FlgM produces the protein MTTKIEGGLPAKPVEASVVSDSGPVRAGGARDAAVVAAPPADSLRLTGEAVGLKAMARDLATPAKLDMARIKEIRSAIDSGTYEIHPQEIATRLLALERELLG, from the coding sequence ATGACCACGAAAATCGAAGGCGGCCTGCCGGCGAAGCCCGTGGAGGCTTCGGTTGTCAGTGATTCCGGCCCGGTTCGCGCCGGCGGCGCGCGAGACGCGGCGGTCGTCGCGGCGCCGCCCGCGGACAGCCTGCGCCTGACCGGGGAAGCGGTGGGCCTGAAGGCGATGGCACGCGACCTTGCCACCCCCGCCAAGCTGGACATGGCGCGGATCAAGGAAATCCGCAGCGCCATCGACTCCGGCACCTACGAGATCCATCCGCAGGAAATCGCCACCCGGTTGCTGGCGCTGGAACGCGAGCTGCTGGGGTGA
- a CDS encoding flagellar protein FlgN: protein MSLAVHPLDALESALQAERRALLEHDVDALLRSTQAKLEALADAERTAGAEDMARVSELHELNRANAVLLARRRREVAWTLRHLGRSEASGVYNGAGYASAQTQSRWLGSG from the coding sequence GTGAGCCTGGCCGTGCATCCGCTGGACGCGCTCGAGTCGGCCCTGCAGGCCGAACGTCGCGCCCTGCTGGAGCACGACGTGGATGCGCTGCTGCGCTCCACCCAGGCCAAGCTGGAGGCTCTGGCCGACGCCGAGCGCACCGCCGGCGCCGAGGACATGGCGCGGGTCTCTGAACTGCACGAACTCAACCGCGCCAACGCGGTGCTGCTTGCGCGCCGCCGCCGCGAGGTGGCGTGGACGCTGCGGCACCTCGGCCGCAGCGAGGCCAGCGGCGTCTACAACGGCGCCGGGTATGCCAGCGCGCAGACCCAATCCAGGTGGCTGGGGAGCGGATGA
- a CDS encoding ATP-binding protein: MNMDAAPSPLWSDDAIWAASTVRFPVLFLDGSRRLHAANPAASALAEKLVPGSGPESLVAMMSDQDWAETVRSGHWHGAVRPPAASPLALEIHCGHAPHSDHCFMVVLDISERDERRRQYEELQRTVDRLASTQEQLLQSEKMASIGQLAAGVAHEINNPIGYVGSNLGTLQDYSTALLALVQKYHEALFSEDPVARREELLQARQRLDIDYIVGDLPNLLKESREGIERVTKIVQDLKDFSRVGRDQQMQPADLLQGLDSTLNIVWNDLKYKIRLEKHYGSLPQVECLASEINQVFLNLLLNAGQAIEQRGTIELASGCDGQEAWISITDSGCGIPPEALPHLFDPFFTTKPIGRGTGLGLAISYGIVAKHHGRIDVSSRVGQGSTFRVVLPIRQPREEAPATD; the protein is encoded by the coding sequence ATGAACATGGACGCCGCGCCGTCCCCCCTGTGGAGTGACGACGCCATCTGGGCTGCGAGCACGGTGCGGTTCCCCGTGCTGTTCCTTGACGGCAGCCGCAGGTTGCACGCCGCCAATCCGGCGGCCTCGGCGCTGGCGGAGAAGCTGGTGCCGGGCAGCGGTCCGGAATCGCTGGTGGCGATGATGTCCGATCAGGACTGGGCCGAAACGGTCCGGAGCGGGCATTGGCATGGCGCAGTGCGCCCGCCGGCGGCATCGCCGTTGGCCCTGGAGATCCATTGCGGCCACGCCCCGCACAGTGACCACTGCTTCATGGTGGTGCTGGACATCAGCGAACGCGATGAGCGACGGCGGCAGTACGAGGAGTTGCAGCGCACCGTCGACCGCCTGGCCAGCACCCAGGAGCAGTTGCTGCAGTCGGAGAAGATGGCCTCGATCGGCCAGCTTGCCGCCGGTGTCGCCCACGAAATCAACAACCCGATCGGCTACGTGGGCTCCAACCTCGGCACGCTGCAGGATTATTCGACGGCCCTGCTTGCGCTGGTACAGAAGTACCACGAGGCGCTGTTCTCGGAAGACCCGGTCGCGCGCCGCGAGGAGCTGTTGCAGGCGCGCCAGCGTCTGGACATCGACTACATCGTCGGCGACCTGCCGAACCTGCTGAAGGAATCACGCGAAGGCATCGAGCGCGTGACCAAGATCGTGCAGGACCTGAAGGACTTCTCGCGCGTTGGGCGCGATCAGCAGATGCAGCCGGCGGACCTGCTGCAGGGGCTCGACTCCACCCTCAACATCGTCTGGAACGACCTCAAGTACAAGATCCGGCTGGAAAAGCACTACGGCAGCCTGCCGCAAGTGGAATGCCTGGCGTCCGAAATCAACCAGGTGTTCCTGAACCTGCTGCTCAATGCCGGCCAGGCCATCGAACAGCGCGGCACCATCGAGCTGGCCAGCGGTTGCGACGGGCAGGAAGCCTGGATCAGCATCACCGACAGCGGCTGCGGCATCCCGCCGGAGGCCCTGCCGCACCTGTTCGACCCGTTCTTCACCACCAAGCCCATCGGTCGCGGCACCGGGCTGGGGCTGGCGATCTCCTACGGCATCGTCGCCAAGCACCATGGCCGCATCGACGTGTCCAGCCGGGTGGGGCAGGGCAGCACCTTCCGCGTGGTGCTGCCGATTCGCCAGCCGCGCGAAGAGGCGCCGGCGACGGACTGA
- a CDS encoding EAL domain-containing protein produces the protein MGAGSRQSEIYRLGASGPSLNSVLAAVDGTNRKLALLHIDVDGIGAINATLGENIVEQALRVVARRLVHAVPDDAWLWRLGSEEFVAAIAYRDGESDGETLAERLREAFDAPVQVQPFVLDVTLSIGIALYPDHAHDAAALLVAAEQTMRRAKRSGPGGQAIHVPDALPDPANDPGREHQGHRFVDAIAQSEFRLYYQPVVSAQDGSIVACSSLLRWHNTQEGVLRANRILPAVERAGLAGAVGLWTIETAIGQVQRWRGMGIDYLNASVPLEGVLLSRAECLDLIGELLHRYDVAGAAIEFEVSESVLTLDAPHVAANLVGLRGMGAVLTLGDFGMRGLSLATLAQFPLDRLKIDRSFLRNITTNPRSAALVRGIIAMGHQLGMTLVAKGVETDAELGFLRRNHCDFFQGYLFSPPLPGTDIDELLRQRFLLPHVFQDSAAMQPTRTLLLLDDEENVLRSLVRLLRRDGYRLLTASSVSEAFDLLARNDVQVVLSDQRMPDMSGTEFLARVRDLYPDTVRLALSGYTDLETISQAINQDAAYRFLIKPWDDADLREHVRAAFRLVEQRYAGHHRD, from the coding sequence ATGGGGGCCGGGTCCAGGCAGTCCGAGATCTATCGCCTCGGCGCCAGCGGCCCCAGCCTGAACTCGGTGCTCGCCGCCGTGGACGGTACCAACCGCAAGCTCGCCCTGCTTCACATCGACGTCGATGGCATCGGCGCGATCAACGCCACGCTGGGGGAGAACATCGTCGAGCAGGCGTTGCGGGTGGTGGCCCGCCGACTGGTGCACGCAGTGCCAGACGACGCGTGGCTGTGGCGCCTGGGCAGTGAGGAGTTCGTCGCCGCCATTGCCTACCGCGATGGCGAGAGCGACGGAGAAACCCTGGCCGAGCGGCTGCGCGAGGCCTTCGACGCGCCGGTACAGGTGCAGCCGTTCGTACTGGATGTGACGCTGTCGATCGGCATCGCGCTCTATCCCGACCATGCGCACGATGCCGCCGCACTGCTGGTGGCCGCCGAGCAGACCATGCGCCGGGCCAAGCGCAGCGGGCCGGGTGGACAGGCCATCCACGTGCCCGATGCCCTGCCCGACCCCGCGAACGACCCGGGCCGCGAGCACCAGGGCCATCGCTTCGTGGATGCCATCGCGCAGAGCGAGTTCCGCCTGTACTACCAGCCGGTGGTCAGCGCGCAGGACGGCAGCATCGTGGCCTGCAGTTCACTGCTGCGCTGGCACAACACCCAGGAGGGCGTGCTGCGCGCCAACCGCATCCTGCCAGCGGTGGAGCGCGCCGGCCTGGCGGGCGCGGTGGGCCTGTGGACGATCGAAACCGCGATCGGACAGGTGCAGCGCTGGCGCGGCATGGGCATCGACTACCTCAACGCGTCGGTACCACTGGAAGGCGTGCTGTTGAGCCGCGCCGAATGCCTGGACCTGATCGGCGAACTGCTGCACCGTTACGACGTGGCCGGCGCCGCGATCGAGTTCGAGGTTTCCGAATCGGTCCTGACACTGGATGCACCGCACGTAGCCGCCAACCTCGTAGGCCTGCGCGGCATGGGCGCGGTGCTGACCCTGGGCGATTTCGGCATGCGCGGGCTGAGCCTGGCCACGCTGGCGCAGTTCCCGCTGGACCGGCTCAAGATCGACCGCAGCTTCCTGCGCAATATCACCACCAACCCACGCAGCGCGGCGCTGGTACGCGGCATCATCGCGATGGGCCACCAACTGGGCATGACGCTGGTGGCGAAAGGCGTGGAAACCGATGCCGAACTCGGTTTCCTGCGCCGCAACCATTGCGACTTCTTCCAGGGTTACCTGTTCAGCCCGCCCCTGCCCGGCACCGACATCGACGAGTTGCTGCGCCAGCGCTTCCTGCTGCCGCATGTGTTCCAGGACAGCGCCGCGATGCAGCCTACCCGCACCCTGCTGCTGCTGGACGACGAGGAAAACGTGTTGCGCTCGCTGGTCCGGCTGCTGCGACGCGACGGCTACCGCCTGCTGACCGCGAGCAGCGTCAGCGAGGCGTTCGACCTGCTGGCCAGGAACGACGTGCAGGTAGTGCTTTCCGACCAGCGCATGCCGGACATGAGCGGCACCGAGTTCCTGGCCCGCGTGCGTGACCTGTATCCGGATACCGTGCGACTGGCGCTGTCCGGTTATACCGACCTTGAGACGATCAGCCAGGCGATCAACCAGGACGCGGCCTACCGCTTCCTGATCAAGCCCTGGGACGATGCCGACCTGCGCGAGCATGTGCGCGCGGCATTCCGGCTGGTGGAACAACGGTACGCCGGCCACCACCGCGACTAG
- a CDS encoding HD-GYP domain-containing protein, with product MSSIRRIPAASLRTGMYLHKIGGSWLSHPFLRNSFLLVNPEDVRRIVEAGIDSVWIDESRGDPLQDVEAIGEAPYANATDAGTGRPDLPETGASSAPATAALRARATAADVPLEAELARARDICLAGKAQVEEMFAELRLGKTVSQESVLPLVDEIAASVWRNPAALISVARLKTHDDYSYLHSVAVSALMLALARQLKLDERLVRIAGIGGLMHDLGKAFMPLEILNKPGRLTDEEFEVMKQHSGAGAQALQDGGCEADVVDIVLHHHERMDGRGYPHGLREDEISLLARMGAVCDVYDAVTSVRPYKRPWDPAMAMREMARWDGHFDTRVFNAFVKSVGIYPVGSLVRLASERLAVILEPGVDSLLKPTVRAFYSIRSREKILPQTIDLAAGDCRDSIVSPESSEQWGLGNLEALWL from the coding sequence ATGTCCTCCATCCGGCGCATTCCGGCCGCGAGCCTGCGCACCGGCATGTATCTGCACAAGATCGGGGGCTCCTGGCTCAGTCATCCGTTCCTGCGCAACAGTTTCCTGCTGGTGAATCCGGAAGACGTGCGCCGCATTGTCGAGGCCGGCATCGACAGTGTGTGGATCGATGAATCCCGGGGCGATCCGCTGCAGGACGTGGAGGCGATCGGGGAGGCTCCCTACGCGAATGCGACGGATGCCGGCACGGGCCGACCGGACCTGCCGGAGACCGGGGCATCATCCGCGCCAGCTACTGCCGCCTTGCGCGCGCGGGCAACGGCCGCGGATGTCCCGCTGGAGGCGGAACTGGCGCGCGCGCGCGACATCTGCCTCGCCGGCAAGGCGCAGGTGGAGGAAATGTTCGCCGAGCTGCGGCTCGGCAAGACGGTCAGCCAGGAATCCGTGCTGCCACTGGTCGATGAGATCGCCGCTTCGGTCTGGCGCAACCCCGCCGCGCTGATCAGCGTGGCTCGCCTGAAGACCCACGACGACTACAGCTACCTGCATTCGGTGGCGGTCTCCGCGCTGATGCTGGCACTGGCCCGCCAGTTGAAGCTGGACGAACGGCTGGTGCGCATCGCCGGGATCGGCGGGCTGATGCACGACCTTGGCAAGGCGTTCATGCCGCTGGAGATCCTCAACAAGCCGGGGCGCCTGACCGACGAGGAGTTCGAGGTCATGAAGCAGCACTCCGGCGCGGGCGCGCAGGCGCTGCAGGACGGCGGCTGCGAAGCGGACGTGGTCGACATCGTCCTGCACCACCACGAACGCATGGACGGCCGCGGCTATCCGCACGGCCTGCGCGAAGACGAGATTTCGCTGCTGGCTCGGATGGGTGCGGTATGCGATGTCTATGACGCAGTGACTTCGGTGCGCCCGTACAAGCGCCCGTGGGATCCGGCGATGGCGATGCGCGAGATGGCGCGCTGGGACGGACATTTCGATACCCGGGTCTTCAATGCCTTCGTGAAGTCGGTGGGCATCTATCCGGTCGGCTCGCTGGTCAGGCTTGCCTCCGAGCGTCTGGCGGTGATCCTCGAGCCCGGCGTCGATTCGTTGCTCAAGCCGACGGTGCGCGCCTTCTACTCGATCCGCTCGCGCGAGAAGATCCTGCCGCAGACCATCGACCTGGCGGCTGGCGATTGCCGGGACAGCATCGTTTCCCCGGAAAGCTCGGAGCAATGGGGCCTGGGCAACCTCGAGGCACTCTGGCTGTGA
- a CDS encoding PHB depolymerase family esterase, with protein MLAEDPAFALAYRVRNPAPVQPTSLLLLLHGVGGNETNLTGLAAGIAPDVLVVLPRGPLTLGDAQHAWFRVAFTPAGPQIVAEEAEASRQSLVRFIAQLQAAHGIAPARTLIAGFSQGGILSASVGLTAPASVAGFGVLSGRILPELEPLLAPREQLARVQALIAHGRDDMKLPVDWAERADALLRRLEVAHALRLYPGGHGISDAMARDFLDWTHATLAKPDARTAGHSTQAAGGS; from the coding sequence ATGCTGGCGGAGGATCCGGCGTTCGCGCTGGCCTATCGTGTTCGCAATCCGGCACCCGTCCAGCCCACCTCGCTGCTGCTCCTGCTGCACGGCGTGGGCGGCAACGAAACCAACCTTACCGGCCTTGCCGCCGGCATTGCGCCCGATGTGCTGGTGGTGCTGCCGCGCGGCCCGCTCACCCTGGGCGACGCCCAGCACGCCTGGTTCCGGGTGGCGTTCACGCCCGCAGGGCCGCAGATCGTCGCCGAAGAAGCGGAAGCAAGCCGGCAGTCGCTGGTCCGCTTCATCGCCCAACTGCAGGCTGCGCACGGTATCGCCCCGGCACGCACGCTGATTGCCGGTTTCAGCCAGGGCGGCATCCTCAGCGCCAGCGTCGGACTGACAGCGCCCGCGTCGGTGGCGGGATTCGGGGTGCTCTCGGGGCGCATCCTGCCCGAACTTGAGCCGCTGCTGGCGCCACGCGAACAGCTCGCCCGCGTGCAAGCCCTGATCGCCCACGGCCGCGACGACATGAAGCTGCCGGTCGATTGGGCAGAACGGGCCGACGCGCTGTTGCGGAGGCTCGAGGTGGCACACGCGCTGCGCCTGTATCCGGGCGGCCATGGCATCAGCGATGCGATGGCGCGCGACTTCCTGGACTGGACGCACGCGACGCTTGCAAAGCCCGACGCTCGCACGGCGGGTCATTCGACGCAGGCAGCAGGCGGCAGCTGA
- a CDS encoding class III extradiol ring-cleavage dioxygenase, with amino-acid sequence MRKASERIITGLPSPVPALQVIGRTLVGLEAVVVVSPHWQTQGVRVAATTAPATIHDFGGFPAPLYALHYTPAGAPDLAADIARILADAGFDATTDAGRGLDHGAWVPMRYLKPEADVPVLQVSMPHDLDAAGALRLGQALAPLRERGVAVVGSGSLTHNLFEFRSHIRDPEYAQAFADWVADALRRGDTDALVHYRERAPHALRAHPSDEHYLPLLVALGASRVDERASLIEGGMTYGVLSMDSFGFGLPESALRQEPA; translated from the coding sequence ATGAGAAAAGCCAGTGAGCGTATAATCACAGGTTTACCGAGCCCGGTTCCTGCGCTGCAGGTGATCGGCCGCACGCTGGTCGGTCTTGAAGCGGTGGTGGTGGTCTCGCCCCACTGGCAGACGCAGGGCGTCCGCGTGGCTGCCACCACCGCCCCCGCGACCATCCATGATTTCGGTGGCTTCCCTGCCCCGCTGTATGCGCTGCACTACACGCCGGCGGGCGCGCCGGACCTGGCTGCAGACATCGCCCGCATTCTGGCCGACGCCGGCTTCGACGCCACCACCGATGCCGGCCGCGGCCTTGACCACGGTGCGTGGGTACCGATGCGCTATCTGAAGCCGGAGGCCGACGTGCCTGTGCTGCAGGTCTCGATGCCGCATGACCTCGATGCCGCCGGCGCGCTGCGGCTGGGGCAGGCGCTGGCGCCGCTGCGTGAGCGCGGGGTGGCGGTGGTGGGCTCCGGCAGCCTCACCCACAACCTGTTCGAGTTCCGCAGCCACATCCGCGACCCGGAATATGCACAGGCCTTCGCCGACTGGGTGGCCGACGCCCTGCGCCGCGGCGACACCGATGCGCTGGTGCACTACCGCGAACGCGCACCGCATGCGCTGCGCGCGCATCCGAGCGATGAACACTATTTGCCGCTGCTGGTGGCGCTGGGCGCCAGCCGTGTGGACGAGCGCGCAAGCCTGATCGAAGGCGGCATGACCTACGGTGTCCTCTCGATGGATTCGTTCGGGTTCGGCTTGCCAGAGTCGGCCTTGCGGCAGGAGCCTGCATGA